One Pseudoalteromonas sp. UG3-2 DNA window includes the following coding sequences:
- a CDS encoding ferritin-like domain-containing protein: MDVKNKLFDRDSKKFTDVGWDTDKFDVQSWLERAPWHILQDTEYGVKFDAPDPHPALWSDKLLSEIYKIDLATFLTAEKISMTGISKLVSCAPDEASSVFMATQAADEARHFEIFSRRLADFGVSPEERNSMMDRVTTPEMRKFYDLIAEQVDRGDFSAAMLSHNIILEGMAYPVYRYEAAYWSVFDPQLSAMIRGAFADEVHHVAYGEAIMRNYTAKGDKTRNKMARLAKEFRMLMTEVFESTINHYIGLYQMAADNYMDEIGDIHIFPTRKMRDVTEKEQVEMLMHDVNNECDKRLARIGLSL; encoded by the coding sequence ATGGATGTAAAAAATAAACTCTTCGACAGGGATAGTAAGAAGTTTACTGATGTCGGTTGGGATACTGACAAATTTGATGTGCAATCTTGGTTAGAGCGCGCCCCCTGGCACATTTTGCAGGATACAGAATATGGTGTGAAATTTGATGCGCCAGATCCTCACCCTGCATTATGGTCGGATAAGTTATTGTCAGAAATTTATAAGATTGACTTGGCTACATTTTTGACCGCAGAAAAAATCTCTATGACTGGTATTTCGAAGTTAGTGTCGTGTGCACCAGATGAGGCAAGCTCAGTTTTTATGGCAACGCAAGCTGCTGATGAAGCTCGGCACTTTGAAATTTTTAGTCGCAGGCTAGCAGATTTTGGTGTTTCCCCTGAAGAACGAAATAGCATGATGGACAGAGTTACCACACCGGAAATGCGTAAATTTTACGATTTAATCGCGGAGCAGGTGGATCGAGGTGATTTTTCAGCAGCCATGCTTTCGCACAACATTATTTTGGAAGGGATGGCCTACCCTGTTTATAGGTACGAAGCTGCTTACTGGTCTGTTTTTGACCCACAACTTTCAGCCATGATCCGAGGCGCTTTCGCGGACGAGGTACACCATGTCGCTTATGGAGAAGCGATTATGCGCAATTACACTGCTAAAGGCGATAAAACACGGAATAAAATGGCTCGTTTAGCTAAAGAGTTCCGCATGTTAATGACGGAAGTTTTTGAATCTACAATCAATCACTATATTGGCTTGTACCAAATGGCTGCAGATAACTACATGGATGAAATTGGTGATATTCATATCTTTCCAACAAGGAAAATGCGTGACGTGACTGAAAAAGAGCAGGTCGAAATGCTTATGCATGATGTCAACAATGAATGTGATAAACGCTTAGCGAGAATTGGGCTCTCACTTTAA
- a CDS encoding 2Fe-2S iron-sulfur cluster-binding protein: MFWKLFKKKTVSEHQVSFFHSEQEYLFTVREDQTILDAALMQDVPIPYSCQVGSCGECRCTIQKGEASFIKDLAYMFDEEELEKGYTLACQTYPREDLALSSVFEEPGCSAFVSTITSIAPHILDVRILVPNDFDLRIGQYLGVTNPNGISRYYSIVSKVVTGTEMELEIHVALKEGGVMSSWWASVMTEEKPLPIKVGEAKGNFSVRSNGDIIAIAGGSGLGVTAALISQHLSDFPSARSHLVGVVKSNDQAYFESVIAKLNNHFGDRVTLKSMNHKEFLSSQTLTELAIKESPDNSEKLSGLICGSKVLVSHCKALYEQIGIAKEKVSYDEFI, translated from the coding sequence ATGTTCTGGAAACTCTTCAAGAAGAAAACAGTCAGTGAGCATCAAGTTAGTTTCTTTCATTCTGAACAAGAGTATTTATTCACTGTTCGAGAGGATCAGACTATTCTCGATGCTGCGTTAATGCAGGATGTGCCTATACCTTATAGTTGCCAGGTTGGTTCATGTGGAGAATGTCGTTGTACGATTCAAAAGGGTGAGGCTTCTTTCATTAAAGATCTAGCATATATGTTTGATGAGGAAGAACTTGAAAAGGGTTATACACTTGCTTGTCAAACTTACCCAAGAGAAGATTTAGCGCTAAGTTCTGTATTTGAAGAGCCAGGATGTAGTGCTTTTGTCAGCACAATAACATCAATAGCTCCACACATTCTTGATGTTCGGATACTTGTACCAAATGACTTTGATTTACGAATTGGTCAGTACCTTGGTGTGACCAATCCAAACGGAATATCAAGATATTACTCTATTGTATCTAAGGTAGTTACCGGCACTGAAATGGAGTTAGAAATTCATGTTGCGCTTAAGGAAGGCGGGGTGATGTCTTCATGGTGGGCAAGTGTGATGACAGAAGAGAAGCCTCTGCCAATTAAGGTCGGTGAAGCGAAAGGGAATTTTTCAGTACGTAGTAATGGCGACATTATTGCAATTGCTGGAGGATCTGGTTTAGGTGTCACTGCTGCACTTATTTCTCAACATCTTAGCGATTTTCCGTCTGCTAGGAGCCACTTGGTTGGGGTTGTCAAGAGTAATGACCAAGCCTATTTTGAGAGTGTCATAGCAAAGCTAAACAACCACTTTGGTGATCGAGTCACGCTGAAGTCAATGAACCACAAGGAGTTTCTGTCATCTCAAACGCTGACAGAATTAGCAATAAAAGAATCTCCAGACAACTCAGAGAAGCTTAGCGGCTTAATTTGTGGCTCAAAAGTTTTAGTGTCGCATTGCAAAGCACTTTATGAACAGATAGGTATTGCGAAAGAAAAGGTGAGCTATGACGAATTCATCTAG
- a CDS encoding alpha/beta hydrolase, translating to MTNSSSINFPPVSKRLESFPSELDLALEPKMRIPTTLKYVRLLLKVSQLLPGLTHRFCYKLFFRINSKARTDKPSGLASLFPDEYWITLITHDGSANKQICCYEIGDPSAPTVVLIHGWESRVDQMFSIAEALLEKGFRVLCFDLPAHGRSQGKHTDLLEINAIVCAMLQGASSANANNNVQAKTVKCEAVVAHSFGGVCAAKLLASGLSCKSLVLISTPSSFVGVFNKFSYLLGLNSNTQSKLKKRISDRFKMITSNVWDHFSTSDNLASLNQNVLITHDIKDKVVPIQEGKLLFDTSQRRESHSKQQVLVTNGLGHNRILADETVAAEIASFINEQFGSAQSVRES from the coding sequence ATGACGAATTCATCTAGCATAAATTTTCCGCCTGTTTCAAAACGATTAGAAAGCTTCCCCAGTGAATTGGATTTAGCGCTTGAACCAAAAATGCGGATACCAACAACCTTAAAGTATGTTCGTTTATTATTGAAGGTGAGCCAATTATTACCCGGATTAACTCATCGTTTTTGCTACAAGCTATTCTTTAGAATTAATAGTAAAGCGAGGACTGATAAACCTTCAGGGCTAGCAAGCTTATTCCCTGATGAGTATTGGATTACTTTAATTACCCACGATGGCTCGGCAAACAAACAGATTTGTTGTTATGAGATAGGCGATCCAAGCGCACCGACTGTGGTATTAATTCATGGCTGGGAATCTAGAGTAGATCAAATGTTCAGCATCGCAGAGGCTCTGTTAGAAAAGGGGTTTCGAGTTTTATGTTTTGACTTACCAGCTCATGGTCGTTCTCAAGGTAAGCACACCGATTTATTAGAGATAAATGCGATCGTGTGTGCGATGTTGCAAGGAGCGTCTTCTGCAAATGCAAATAACAATGTACAGGCAAAGACAGTTAAATGTGAGGCTGTTGTTGCACACTCTTTTGGTGGGGTGTGTGCTGCTAAATTATTGGCCAGTGGACTTAGTTGTAAGAGTCTCGTCTTAATAAGTACACCTTCTTCTTTCGTGGGAGTTTTTAATAAGTTTTCATATTTACTGGGGCTCAATTCAAACACTCAAAGTAAACTTAAGAAACGCATTTCAGATCGTTTCAAAATGATTACTTCTAATGTTTGGGACCATTTCAGTACCAGCGATAACCTTGCTTCACTTAATCAAAATGTTCTTATAACGCACGATATCAAAGACAAGGTAGTACCTATCCAAGAGGGTAAGCTGTTATTTGATACATCGCAAAGAAGAGAGTCACATTCAAAGCAGCAAGTTCTTGTCACAAATGGGCTTGGTCACAACCGAATTTTGGCTGATGAAACGGTTGCTGCTGAGATCGCTTCATTTATAAATGAGCAATTCGGCTCTGCTCAGTCAGTTCGGGAGTCATAA
- a CDS encoding fatty acid desaturase → MSYLLYGLFSLLFFPLLYLALLFGGMWGWAYVLGFIAIYLVGDNVLPKSDGKVSGRIGSLFDTLLVAHIPLSFIALLLLFWQIEPRNEMLLVCVQFFSNSLNLPLQASQQNSLFELIGLVMACGFMFGHNTAVAHEIMHRQTRGLFEASRLLFSMCGDAQVVISHIHSHHANVATELDPTSARRGDSIYKHFIRALFGQYRDSWKFEVARLKRHSIFGKLIKNQVINGLLMTIFWLALTALFVSPLAMLAWLVIMFIAKWLLESINYVQHYGLIRIPGSKIEPRHSWETRSLGSRIGLYNATCHGGHHVNGTIPFWQLYNDNKTLCLKHGYMFAIALSLFPPLWFRYIAPMLKQWDQSLASKEELDALCIQGHLKSTPVENEQNLNFGN, encoded by the coding sequence ATGTCTTACTTGCTCTATGGCTTATTTAGTCTGTTATTCTTTCCCCTTCTTTACTTGGCTTTGCTATTTGGAGGCATGTGGGGGTGGGCTTATGTTTTAGGCTTCATTGCCATTTATCTGGTTGGTGATAATGTACTTCCAAAATCAGATGGTAAAGTGTCTGGGCGTATCGGCAGTCTTTTTGATACGCTTTTAGTCGCACATATCCCACTTTCATTTATCGCATTATTGCTGCTGTTTTGGCAAATAGAACCGAGAAATGAAATGCTATTGGTATGTGTGCAATTCTTTTCAAATAGCTTAAATTTACCGTTACAGGCTAGCCAACAAAACAGCTTATTTGAGCTGATAGGTTTGGTCATGGCTTGTGGTTTCATGTTTGGTCACAACACCGCTGTCGCACATGAGATCATGCACCGCCAGACGCGAGGGTTGTTTGAAGCGTCACGATTACTCTTTTCCATGTGTGGAGACGCACAGGTTGTGATCTCCCATATTCATAGTCATCATGCAAATGTAGCAACAGAGCTCGATCCTACCTCTGCACGTCGTGGAGATTCAATCTATAAGCATTTCATAAGAGCATTATTTGGCCAGTACCGTGACTCTTGGAAGTTCGAAGTTGCGCGACTAAAGCGCCATTCAATATTCGGTAAATTAATTAAGAATCAAGTCATTAACGGCTTGTTGATGACCATATTCTGGTTGGCTCTTACAGCATTATTTGTGAGCCCACTGGCAATGTTAGCTTGGCTCGTGATTATGTTTATAGCGAAATGGTTATTAGAGTCGATTAATTATGTACAGCATTATGGCTTGATCCGCATACCAGGCTCAAAAATTGAACCTCGACATAGCTGGGAAACTCGTTCTCTGGGCTCAAGAATTGGTCTATACAATGCAACTTGTCATGGTGGACATCATGTAAATGGCACGATCCCATTTTGGCAGTTATATAACGATAACAAGACACTTTGCCTAAAGCACGGCTATATGTTCGCTATTGCCTTGTCTCTCTTCCCTCCTCTTTGGTTCCGTTATATAGCACCAATGCTCAAGCAATGGGATCAAAGTTTAGCAAGCAAAGAAGAGTTGGATGCATTATGTATTCAAGGCCATTTGAAGAGCACGCCTGTTGAGAATGAGCAGAACTTAAATTTTGGAAATTAG
- a CDS encoding efflux RND transporter permease subunit, which produces MAEFVIKRAWWILLFSLMLFLGLAKGLNQLTFSNDYRDYFSAENPQLLEWERLQQVFTKTDNVLISVSAKSGDLFSNEHLAVVKAITEEGWQIPYATRVDSITNYQYVRPQGIDDILVSDLVEEPSALNRAELDKVKDIATSDPLLVNRLINQSGTTTAINIEVRLSEKPREEITEISDAAYQLKQAYGEKYPELLFHITGSVPYNFAMTNATKKDMASLMPAMYLLILVLFVIFTRSILAAIAVFILMVFSMISTMGASAWMGIVLMAPSMSAPTIVMTMAVANAVHMVITFYSYYQGDTLRSDAIRQTLKANFSPVLITNLTTAIGFLTMNMSDVPPYRDLGNMVAGGLILVVFFSLFLFPALLKILPLKAKKVKLSSGGVYTKLASFVISNNKLICTLFISVAILSSFGITKLQLNDRFIEWMDDRYEFRNDSDFVNEHLTGLYRLDWGLDAQQQGAVASPEYLSQLDALTTWARSQPGVVHVHSMSDIFKELNQKFHAGDPNYYKVPESQELAAQLLLIYELSLPMGLDLNNMVNVSKSSTHFVIRTANLSTIELLNLEKATNEWIASSQGPIKPSEAASTTILFANISERNIRSLLTGTVFALILISLLLIVPMRSLKFGLLSLVPNLLPAAIGFGVWGLLVGHVGLAISVVVGMTMGVVVDDTVHFMTKYLRNRRNEKMSPNQALVATFEQVGPALFGTTLMLSAGFVLLAQSGFEVNQQMGALTSIVIVVAFIADFLLLPSLILLLDRNKALASHEEQAAADMPA; this is translated from the coding sequence ATGGCTGAATTTGTCATCAAGCGTGCTTGGTGGATTCTGCTTTTTTCATTAATGCTGTTTCTAGGCTTGGCAAAAGGTCTCAACCAGCTCACATTTAGTAATGACTACAGAGACTACTTTAGTGCTGAAAACCCTCAGTTATTAGAGTGGGAAAGGTTGCAGCAAGTATTTACTAAAACAGATAATGTATTAATTTCAGTGAGCGCTAAAAGCGGTGACTTATTTTCAAATGAGCATCTAGCGGTTGTTAAAGCCATCACAGAAGAAGGTTGGCAAATTCCATACGCAACACGTGTTGATAGCATCACCAATTATCAGTATGTAAGGCCTCAGGGTATCGATGATATTTTAGTATCTGATTTGGTTGAGGAGCCCTCGGCTCTCAATCGTGCTGAGTTAGATAAAGTTAAGGATATTGCCACTTCAGATCCTTTATTAGTAAATCGTCTAATTAATCAAAGTGGCACTACAACAGCAATTAATATTGAAGTGAGACTTTCAGAAAAGCCAAGGGAAGAAATCACAGAGATCTCGGATGCTGCATACCAATTAAAACAGGCTTATGGTGAAAAGTATCCTGAATTACTATTTCATATCACAGGAAGTGTGCCATATAACTTCGCAATGACGAATGCGACTAAAAAAGACATGGCTTCTTTGATGCCTGCAATGTATCTATTAATTCTGGTGCTCTTTGTAATTTTTACTCGTAGTATTTTAGCGGCCATTGCTGTTTTCATACTGATGGTTTTTTCGATGATTTCAACAATGGGAGCTTCGGCTTGGATGGGGATTGTGTTAATGGCCCCTTCAATGAGTGCTCCAACCATAGTAATGACGATGGCAGTTGCGAATGCTGTACATATGGTAATTACATTTTACAGCTACTATCAAGGAGATACCCTTAGGTCTGATGCTATTCGGCAAACATTGAAAGCTAACTTTTCACCTGTCTTAATTACAAACCTAACCACAGCAATTGGCTTTTTAACAATGAACATGAGTGATGTTCCCCCTTACCGCGATTTAGGTAATATGGTCGCTGGTGGTTTAATATTGGTGGTATTTTTCTCTCTTTTCTTATTTCCTGCATTACTGAAAATTCTTCCGCTCAAGGCTAAAAAGGTGAAATTAAGTTCAGGAGGGGTGTATACAAAATTAGCATCATTTGTAATATCAAATAATAAACTTATTTGCACATTATTCATTTCAGTAGCAATCCTCAGCAGCTTTGGCATTACCAAACTACAGTTAAACGACCGTTTTATTGAATGGATGGATGATCGTTACGAGTTCAGGAACGACAGTGATTTTGTAAATGAACACCTTACAGGCTTATACCGATTAGATTGGGGGTTAGATGCGCAGCAGCAAGGAGCAGTAGCATCGCCAGAGTATTTATCTCAACTAGATGCATTAACTACTTGGGCGAGAAGTCAACCGGGCGTAGTACACGTTCATAGTATGTCTGACATTTTCAAAGAGCTGAATCAGAAATTCCATGCGGGAGATCCCAATTATTATAAAGTGCCTGAAAGCCAAGAGCTAGCAGCACAGCTATTGCTTATCTATGAACTCTCATTACCAATGGGGCTTGACCTCAACAATATGGTCAACGTATCAAAATCATCGACACACTTTGTTATTCGAACAGCAAACTTATCTACAATTGAGCTTTTAAATTTAGAAAAAGCAACGAATGAATGGATTGCATCTAGTCAGGGGCCCATTAAACCTTCAGAAGCAGCAAGTACTACAATTCTTTTCGCAAATATTTCAGAGAGAAACATTCGTTCGTTACTTACCGGAACAGTTTTTGCGCTTATTTTAATTTCACTGCTATTAATCGTACCAATGCGTAGCTTGAAATTTGGTTTATTAAGTTTAGTACCTAACTTGCTGCCGGCAGCTATTGGGTTTGGTGTTTGGGGGCTGTTGGTTGGTCATGTGGGGTTGGCGATTTCTGTCGTAGTAGGAATGACAATGGGGGTCGTCGTGGATGATACGGTTCACTTTATGACTAAGTATTTGCGAAATCGTAGAAATGAAAAGATGTCTCCAAACCAAGCGCTTGTAGCAACGTTTGAGCAAGTTGGCCCCGCTTTATTCGGGACTACCTTAATGCTATCAGCTGGGTTCGTGTTACTAGCACAGTCAGGCTTTGAGGTTAACCAACAGATGGGCGCGCTTACCAGTATCGTGATTGTGGTCGCTTTCATTGCGGACTTTTTGCTGCTACCTAGCTTGATTTTACTTTTGGATAGAAATAAAGCATTGGCAAGCCATGAAGAACAGGCTGCAGCAGATATGCCTGCATAA
- a CDS encoding alkane 1-monooxygenase codes for MIKYIRFMAMAFVFSPAMILLLIHGSSLAIFLPMSVIVLQVVLDNLLPKYTAKPAYQHKWFLDFLLFVQVPLTMVGLFVLMWQIAPGDLFGFGAWIEQNTSLKVLESHAAFTLKDGLLSAMACGFYFSVNTLIGHELTHRLEKPTSMFFGKLALALVGDSQFSISHVYAHHKNVATPLDAATARRGENLYAFFIRSSLGQYKESWEFETNRLRRLKKNPYGLSNQVISGLLLTSIFALCCYFLSGFNGLICYLIFIFVAKFLFESVNYIEHYGLVRVPGEKVEPRHSWDCRNVMSTFNYLNLTRHSDHHANARKPYWDLEIQPTAADLPLGYMASILLSTIPPIWHRVSVPMLLDWDQRFATKAEKKLALEANAKSGLPELINSHSLYLEPGNES; via the coding sequence ATGATTAAATATATAAGATTCATGGCCATGGCATTTGTATTTAGTCCAGCTATGATTCTACTGTTGATACATGGCTCTAGTCTCGCAATTTTTTTGCCGATGAGTGTGATCGTATTACAAGTCGTACTGGATAACCTTTTACCTAAATATACGGCTAAACCAGCTTATCAACACAAGTGGTTCTTAGATTTTTTATTGTTCGTGCAAGTGCCTCTGACTATGGTTGGTTTGTTTGTACTCATGTGGCAAATAGCACCTGGCGATTTGTTTGGTTTTGGGGCTTGGATAGAGCAGAATACTAGTCTAAAAGTCCTAGAGTCACACGCTGCATTTACTTTAAAAGATGGCCTTTTATCTGCGATGGCATGCGGCTTTTATTTCAGCGTTAATACCTTAATCGGTCACGAATTAACACATAGACTAGAAAAACCAACCTCAATGTTTTTCGGAAAGTTAGCGCTTGCCTTAGTGGGTGATAGTCAATTCTCAATTTCTCATGTCTATGCTCATCATAAAAATGTAGCAACACCTTTAGATGCAGCAACCGCTCGTAGAGGGGAAAACCTTTATGCATTCTTTATTCGCTCATCGTTAGGTCAATATAAAGAGTCATGGGAGTTTGAAACAAATCGTTTACGCAGATTGAAGAAGAATCCATATGGATTGAGTAATCAAGTTATTTCTGGGCTATTACTTACTTCAATATTTGCACTATGTTGCTATTTTTTGAGCGGCTTTAATGGTCTGATTTGTTATTTAATCTTTATTTTTGTTGCTAAGTTCCTGTTTGAGTCCGTTAATTATATTGAGCATTATGGGTTGGTTAGGGTACCAGGAGAAAAAGTTGAACCGAGGCATAGCTGGGATTGCAGAAATGTTATGTCCACCTTCAACTACCTAAATTTAACACGTCACTCTGACCACCATGCGAATGCAAGGAAACCATACTGGGATTTGGAAATTCAGCCTACAGCAGCTGACCTTCCGCTCGGTTATATGGCCTCAATACTGTTATCAACTATCCCTCCTATTTGGCACCGAGTATCAGTACCTATGTTATTAGATTGGGATCAGCGCTTTGCGACCAAAGCTGAGAAAAAGTTGGCACTAGAAGCGAATGCTAAAAGTGGTTTGCCTGAATTAATTAATTCACACTCTTTATATTTGGAGCCAGGTAATGAGTCATAG
- a CDS encoding metal-dependent hydrolase produces the protein MSHSSTPKGVDFSPVKINFTYKGEDLSTWNDNNEGKSHFWNVISCVLPPVETYVIKAVSDVLHTIEDEKLLYEARMFCRQESAHAHTHDELNRMLLAKYPSLEKFEKVDYFLLKFLSKCLSKKVFIGIFVFVEHLTAVLGHRGLERPERWFDKADPALFDMWQWHALEEVAHKSVCFDVHKALNGGYFSRFIGFVIGFFLLLLPGIFARCIYLGFRSPNKRRFFGQLLSHLVGKDGVFRVILKDFFEYFKFTYQPWDLDSRKILNDYHAESQDDGQEGLQTQFIIKGIK, from the coding sequence ATGAGTCATAGTTCTACTCCAAAGGGGGTTGACTTTAGCCCCGTAAAAATCAATTTCACTTATAAAGGTGAAGATTTATCGACATGGAATGACAATAATGAAGGTAAAAGTCACTTTTGGAATGTTATATCCTGTGTTCTACCGCCTGTAGAAACTTATGTTATCAAGGCTGTGAGTGACGTTTTACATACTATTGAGGATGAAAAGCTACTTTATGAAGCACGTATGTTTTGTCGCCAAGAAAGTGCACATGCTCATACTCATGATGAACTGAATCGCATGCTACTTGCCAAATATCCCAGCTTAGAAAAGTTTGAAAAAGTAGATTATTTTTTGCTTAAGTTCCTCAGTAAGTGCCTCAGTAAAAAAGTTTTTATTGGCATTTTTGTTTTTGTAGAGCATTTAACAGCAGTCCTCGGTCATCGTGGTCTTGAGCGTCCTGAGCGGTGGTTTGATAAAGCAGACCCAGCTTTATTTGATATGTGGCAATGGCATGCCCTTGAAGAAGTTGCACATAAATCGGTGTGTTTTGATGTGCATAAGGCATTAAACGGAGGCTATTTTTCTCGCTTTATAGGGTTCGTAATTGGCTTCTTCTTACTCTTGTTACCTGGTATTTTTGCAAGGTGTATTTATTTGGGGTTTCGCTCCCCAAATAAACGACGTTTCTTCGGTCAGCTATTAAGCCATTTAGTTGGAAAAGACGGCGTATTTCGTGTGATTTTAAAAGATTTCTTCGAATATTTTAAATTCACTTATCAGCCTTGGGATTTAGATAGTAGAAAAATATTAAATGACTACCATGCTGAATCTCAAGATGATGGTCAAGAAGGTTTGCAAACACAATTTATAATTAAAGGAATTAAATAG